One part of the Bacteroidota bacterium genome encodes these proteins:
- the gwsS gene encoding grasp-with-spasm system SPASM domain peptide maturase, which translates to MLVSNCVITKGFTKSTIYDLQYRNFFWISQPLEKCIADKLPENELMYEDSEILQCLYENKLIVAFPKEIELNFPKYCYDYYSPVKIQNAVIEISSSRFDKLRTLVLQLNELGCRNLEIRVYQKCDEQKLIAFLITINDTSIESIDLYLPFHPEIATFVSNIHHKSVRYRICCVHSVPEGTTIDKNNYGIFTNEILEKRISCGNISPFYFKVNPDLFTESQHYNTCLNRKVCIDVNGEIKNCPAMSRSFGNIKDTTIAEAIAKPGFKDLWSIRKDNIDVCKDCEFRYMCTDCRAFIKDPNNIYSQPAKCPYNPYLAKWQGDEGYITVEEWRHQNPDWEKSVERHPLVKKPQKVE; encoded by the coding sequence ATGCTGGTATCAAACTGTGTAATCACAAAGGGGTTTACGAAATCCACAATATACGATTTGCAATACCGGAATTTTTTCTGGATTTCGCAACCTCTTGAAAAATGCATAGCCGACAAACTACCGGAAAACGAACTTATGTATGAGGATAGCGAAATCCTGCAATGTCTGTACGAAAACAAATTAATAGTTGCTTTCCCAAAAGAAATTGAATTGAATTTCCCAAAGTACTGTTATGACTATTACTCTCCGGTTAAAATTCAAAATGCAGTGATAGAAATTTCAAGTTCACGATTTGACAAACTTCGCACATTGGTTTTGCAGTTGAATGAGCTCGGTTGCAGAAATTTAGAAATACGCGTTTACCAAAAATGCGATGAGCAAAAGCTAATTGCTTTTCTTATTACAATTAATGATACTTCGATAGAAAGTATCGACCTGTATCTTCCATTTCACCCTGAAATTGCAACATTTGTTTCCAATATTCACCATAAATCAGTCCGCTATCGCATCTGTTGTGTGCATTCAGTTCCCGAAGGCACTACAATTGACAAAAATAATTATGGAATTTTCACAAATGAAATTCTTGAAAAAAGAATAAGTTGCGGTAATATCTCTCCATTCTATTTTAAGGTTAACCCAGATCTTTTCACCGAATCCCAGCACTACAACACCTGCCTGAACCGCAAAGTGTGTATTGATGTAAACGGTGAAATAAAGAACTGCCCGGCGATGAGCCGTAGTTTCGGTAACATAAAAGACACTACAATTGCCGAAGCCATCGCCAAACCCGGATTCAAAGATTTATGGAGCATACGCAAAGATAATATTGATGTTTGCAAAGACTGCGAGTTCCGATACATGTGTACTGATTGTCGTGCATTCATCAAAGATCCAAACAATATATATTCGCAACCGGCCAAATGCCCCTATAACCCATACTTAGCTAAATGGCAAGGTGATGAGGGATATATTACTGTTGAAGAATGGAGACACCAAAACCCTGACTGGGAAAAGAGTGTGGAACGTCACCCTTTGGTGAAAAAGCCACAGAAGGTGGAGTGA
- a CDS encoding tetratricopeptide repeat protein: MATLTILNNGGRHCRFPPFIFLDLSLLTSEMENNMFYKVGSGMFTVIVFLYFSFDSIHSIAQNKTYVEYYSLVDKAEYLLYKGHPREALKYFEQAERTGFNPPSGRYFYNQARCYAKVGKPTLAKEYLIKSANKIQIRPSYAFPKDKYFNRKIYREDTALYKELQLIDSVKWLKYNPPGQKTLADTIDEIGERDQLFRLGKNAIKRPLKSNKEEYEKWLQDSKKNDSIIQEEIIRYSENHGYPGILKSGSELIKIPLLHFSQENYVRIRPYIIRGLENGELIPEEVADIIDRKEYYENGKIGMLYYGSNYTDNTEYWKTAIQTRREYGVTVYFIWYRKILEWPKLLPWVGEIVK, from the coding sequence ATGGCTACGTTAACGATTTTAAATAACGGAGGAAGACATTGCCGTTTTCCTCCGTTTATATTTCTCGATCTCTCACTTTTAACTTCAGAAATGGAAAATAATATGTTTTACAAAGTTGGTTCGGGAATGTTCACCGTGATAGTCTTTTTGTATTTTTCATTCGACTCAATACATAGTATTGCTCAAAATAAAACCTATGTAGAATATTATTCCTTGGTTGACAAAGCCGAATACTTGCTTTATAAAGGGCATCCGCGTGAGGCCTTGAAATATTTTGAACAAGCAGAGCGCACAGGTTTCAATCCGCCCTCAGGTAGGTATTTCTATAATCAGGCAAGATGTTATGCTAAGGTTGGTAAACCCACCCTTGCAAAAGAATATTTGATCAAATCAGCCAATAAAATCCAAATTCGTCCTTCTTATGCCTTTCCCAAAGACAAGTATTTTAATCGCAAGATCTATCGGGAAGATACTGCTCTTTACAAAGAGCTACAATTGATTGACAGCGTAAAATGGCTTAAATATAACCCTCCGGGTCAAAAGACCTTAGCTGATACGATAGATGAAATTGGTGAAAGAGATCAGCTATTCCGGCTAGGGAAAAATGCAATAAAACGACCTCTAAAATCAAATAAAGAAGAGTATGAGAAATGGTTGCAGGATTCTAAAAAAAACGATAGCATTATACAGGAAGAAATCATCCGCTACTCAGAAAATCATGGCTATCCCGGGATATTAAAATCGGGTTCAGAATTAATAAAAATACCATTGCTGCATTTTTCTCAGGAAAATTACGTCCGAATCAGGCCATATATCATTCGCGGACTTGAAAATGGAGAACTCATCCCTGAAGAGGTAGCAGATATTATTGACCGCAAGGAATATTATGAAAATGGAAAAATAGGAATGCTTTACTACGGCAGTAATTATACTGATAATACCGAATACTGGAAAACTGCTATTCAAACAAGGCGGGAATACGGGGTTACAGTATATTTCATCTGGTACCGTAAAATACTTGAATGGCCAAAATTGTTACCATGGGTTGGGGAAATTGTGAAGTAA
- the gwsG gene encoding grasp-with-spasm system ATP-grasp peptide maturase, producing the protein MKEERNLILLFCNQYDSVIHEVRSWVQHFGKECVFLKANRDFVQIEEINLNNDINEIRLSVRDRSFTINEINSIWYRGGLIEVKDYYYEPSSILKRVDFKDHLNYYLTAHSQSKLAILQYAFKNIKTLGENAVGGFNKVTAMINAKKAGLSIPDTIVTGQRKRLQAFSKLKSVIIKNLDVVFDYTDEISKDWYMAYTAPLNDEQICELPDFFGLTLCEEKIEKLFEIRVFYLAGKCYAMAILSQSNTKTELDYRKYDRAKMNRVMAYNLPKDVIEKVGCFMTLCNLNTGSIDFIMNKNLEYIFLEVNPVGQFGNLSDECNYNLSREIAQYLVN; encoded by the coding sequence ATGAAAGAAGAACGTAATTTAATACTGCTATTCTGTAATCAATATGATAGTGTTATTCATGAAGTGCGCTCCTGGGTCCAGCACTTCGGAAAAGAATGTGTGTTTTTAAAAGCGAATAGAGATTTCGTTCAAATTGAAGAGATAAATCTTAACAACGATATTAATGAGATTCGGTTGTCGGTTAGAGATCGTTCGTTCACCATTAATGAAATAAACTCTATATGGTACAGAGGAGGGCTGATTGAAGTAAAAGACTATTACTATGAACCCAGTTCCATACTGAAAAGAGTCGATTTCAAAGACCATTTAAATTACTACCTAACTGCGCATTCTCAATCTAAACTAGCAATTCTACAGTATGCGTTTAAAAATATAAAAACTTTAGGTGAAAATGCTGTTGGAGGATTCAACAAGGTAACGGCAATGATAAATGCAAAAAAAGCAGGGTTAAGCATTCCTGATACTATTGTGACCGGACAAAGGAAAAGACTTCAAGCATTTTCGAAATTAAAATCAGTCATTATTAAAAACCTTGATGTAGTTTTTGATTATACCGATGAAATATCCAAAGACTGGTATATGGCTTACACTGCACCTCTTAACGATGAACAGATCTGCGAATTACCTGATTTCTTCGGTCTAACATTATGTGAGGAAAAGATAGAAAAGCTCTTTGAAATTCGGGTGTTCTATCTCGCAGGTAAATGCTATGCAATGGCCATATTATCACAGTCTAATACCAAGACAGAACTTGATTACAGAAAATATGACCGTGCAAAAATGAATAGGGTCATGGCCTACAATCTGCCAAAAGATGTAATTGAGAAAGTGGGCTGCTTCATGACATTATGCAATCTAAATACTGGTTCAATTGACTTCATCATGAACAAAAATCTTGAATACATTTTTCTTGAAGTAAATCCTGTCGGACAATTCGGCAACTTATCAGATGAATGCAACTACAATCTTTCTCGTGAAATTGCACAATACCTTGTAAATTAA